One window of the Chryseobacterium sp. CY350 genome contains the following:
- the thiM gene encoding hydroxyethylthiazole kinase — translation MENNLWQHILHVRNTSPLVHNITNYVVMNNTANALLAVGASPIMAHGKPEVLDMVKISNSLVVNIGTLDEYWEESMLLAANKADQLAKPWILDPVGAGATAYRDTVLSTLLKYHPTAIRGNASEIIALANANASITKGVDSTAQSTEALEAAKTLVQNYNSVVCISGETDIIINGNKIIYLKNGHPMMTKVTGLGCTASAMIGAFIGVIEDKTEAVVSAMSLIGIAGEIASEKSSGPGSLQLNLIDKLYNLTEKEFLTHLKLVE, via the coding sequence ATGGAAAATAATCTCTGGCAACACATCCTTCACGTAAGAAATACTTCTCCCCTAGTTCATAATATCACCAATTATGTTGTGATGAACAATACAGCCAACGCTCTTTTGGCCGTTGGCGCATCGCCCATAATGGCTCATGGAAAACCAGAGGTGCTAGACATGGTCAAGATCTCAAATTCTTTAGTGGTCAATATAGGTACACTTGATGAATATTGGGAAGAATCAATGCTGCTGGCCGCCAACAAAGCTGATCAATTAGCAAAGCCCTGGATATTAGATCCTGTAGGAGCTGGCGCTACTGCTTATCGTGATACAGTTCTGAGTACGCTTTTAAAATACCATCCAACAGCGATTCGTGGAAATGCTTCGGAGATCATCGCCCTTGCAAATGCAAATGCCAGTATTACAAAAGGAGTAGACAGTACAGCTCAAAGCACAGAAGCCTTGGAAGCAGCAAAGACCCTGGTTCAAAATTACAATTCAGTGGTCTGTATTTCCGGTGAAACTGATATCATCATTAACGGCAATAAAATTATTTATTTAAAAAACGGACATCCAATGATGACAAAAGTTACAGGTCTTGGCTGTACTGCTTCCGCAATGATCGGTGCATTCATCGGAGTCATTGAAGATAAAACGGAAGCCGTGGTTTCAGCGATGAGCCTGATCGGCATTGCAGGAGAAATTGCCTCTGAAAAAAGTTCAGGTCCCGGAAGCTTACAGCTCAACCTTATCGACAAATTGTATAATTTGACTGAAAAGGAATTTCTCACTCATTTGAAACTTGTTGAATAA
- a CDS encoding CPBP family intramembrane glutamic endopeptidase: MKSVLQNKWMSLVLLAVVFLVIYNPLTRFPYTFCVIIILVLIIIYLQNGNLKMLNFKNLNFHDLKVIIASYVILELGLDFIVQPFVTWLCNEQADYSAFKHIEGDASQYFKWLYRMWISAAIGEELLFRAFAFAQLRNVFGDKKVIVVVLSALLFCLPHMYQGIAGLIMTFVIGIAFALLYIKYQNIWINIIVHGLIDTVFLSLSYFGYIEFYEFIW; this comes from the coding sequence ATGAAATCAGTACTTCAGAATAAGTGGATGTCCCTCGTTTTGCTTGCAGTAGTTTTTCTGGTGATCTACAATCCACTGACTAGATTTCCGTACACGTTCTGTGTTATCATTATACTTGTTTTGATTATCATATATCTTCAGAATGGAAATCTAAAAATGCTAAATTTTAAGAATCTCAATTTTCATGATCTAAAAGTAATTATAGCCTCCTATGTGATTTTAGAACTGGGTTTGGATTTTATTGTACAGCCATTTGTCACTTGGCTATGTAATGAACAGGCTGATTATTCTGCATTTAAGCACATTGAAGGCGATGCGTCCCAGTATTTTAAATGGTTGTACAGAATGTGGATCAGTGCTGCAATAGGAGAGGAATTGTTGTTCAGGGCATTTGCTTTTGCTCAGCTGAGAAATGTTTTCGGAGATAAAAAGGTCATCGTAGTCGTTCTCTCAGCATTACTCTTTTGTTTACCACACATGTATCAAGGAATAGCTGGATTAATAATGACTTTTGTAATTGGGATTGCATTTGCACTGTTGTATATTAAGTATCAAAATATTTGGATCAATATAATCGTCCATGGATTGATCGATACAGTATTTTTAAGTTTGAGTTATTTCGGATATATTGAATTTTATGAATTTATTTGGTAA
- a CDS encoding linear amide C-N hydrolase, which translates to MKFLFLRFIVFFSMVYSVQSRACSAFLLAGKNHNVVGFNENWKTMPGMIVINKRDVLKRNISWQNLTTDQLQPHKQWTSKFGSVTFNLLGYDFPCYGVNEKGLFLVELYLEETTKVYNPKQPNMFWAQWIQYQLDNYKSVNEVVAHLNDGPNIDWWPNAAGSHFFLTDAKGNSATIALLNGKYTVLTNKEMPMPLLCNNQYHKDLAAAKKFDFLGGNEKFDFDQNKNWEDRYNRAYYMLKNYKYDAKPVDYAWSILNAIHPGEWQTVIDTKKMNLYFRSDLKKEVKTIDISKLDFSKNASIKYLDIHTDDTGTVNDKFQILTAAKNNTYVEKGFPIGYDNKEFGNSASFEKLKKNIVSFFENILL; encoded by the coding sequence ATGAAATTTTTGTTTTTGCGTTTTATCGTATTTTTTTCGATGGTCTATTCAGTCCAAAGTAGAGCCTGCTCCGCTTTTTTACTCGCAGGTAAAAATCATAATGTTGTTGGTTTCAATGAAAACTGGAAAACAATGCCGGGAATGATCGTCATCAACAAACGTGATGTTCTTAAAAGGAACATTAGCTGGCAGAACTTGACAACTGATCAACTTCAGCCTCATAAACAATGGACATCAAAATTCGGATCTGTCACCTTCAATCTTTTGGGATATGATTTTCCTTGCTACGGGGTTAATGAAAAAGGTCTTTTTTTGGTCGAATTATATCTGGAAGAAACAACCAAAGTTTACAATCCAAAGCAGCCCAATATGTTCTGGGCACAATGGATCCAGTATCAACTGGACAATTACAAATCGGTCAATGAAGTTGTGGCCCATCTGAATGATGGACCAAACATCGACTGGTGGCCTAATGCAGCCGGAAGTCATTTTTTTCTGACCGATGCCAAAGGAAACTCTGCCACGATTGCTCTATTGAATGGTAAGTATACAGTCCTTACCAACAAGGAAATGCCGATGCCCTTACTTTGCAACAATCAATATCATAAGGATCTGGCTGCTGCTAAAAAGTTTGATTTTCTGGGTGGAAATGAAAAGTTTGATTTTGATCAAAATAAGAACTGGGAAGACCGGTATAACCGTGCATATTATATGCTGAAGAATTATAAGTACGATGCTAAACCTGTAGACTATGCCTGGAGTATCTTGAACGCCATACATCCAGGTGAATGGCAGACGGTCATTGACACGAAAAAGATGAATCTTTATTTTAGGTCTGACTTGAAAAAAGAGGTGAAGACAATTGACATCAGCAAGTTGGATTTTTCTAAAAACGCATCAATAAAATATTTAGATATCCACACTGATGACACGGGAACCGTTAACGACAAATTCCAAATTCTTACAGCAGCTAAAAACAATACGTATGTTGAAAAAGGATTTCCAATTGGCTACGACAATAAAGAATTCGGAAATTCCGCTAGTTTCGAAAAACTCAAAAAAAACATTGTATCGTTTTTTGAAAACATTTTGCTATGA